The Aquisalimonas asiatica genome has a window encoding:
- a CDS encoding SRPBCC family protein, with the protein MDIRGEYDIPADRDTVWQAINDPDVLRDCIPGCDALTPTDDGSGFDATVTAKVGPVKATLNGTVTLTDVEEAQRYTIVGEGKGAAGFAKLTAPVTLEDNADGGTRLTYTAQAQLGGKLAQLGSRLVQSTARKYADQFFSALNARLSSGEAEAGADDEAGAATQGEGGGNTWLIYGGVGLAVLILLLLFLR; encoded by the coding sequence GTGGATATCCGTGGTGAGTACGACATCCCGGCCGACCGCGACACGGTCTGGCAGGCCATCAACGACCCCGACGTGCTGCGTGACTGCATTCCCGGTTGTGATGCGCTGACACCGACGGACGACGGCTCCGGGTTCGATGCCACCGTGACCGCCAAGGTCGGCCCCGTGAAGGCGACGCTGAACGGCACGGTCACGCTCACGGATGTGGAGGAGGCGCAGCGCTACACCATCGTGGGCGAAGGCAAGGGGGCCGCCGGGTTCGCCAAGCTCACCGCACCGGTGACCCTGGAGGATAACGCCGACGGCGGTACGCGGCTGACCTACACGGCCCAGGCCCAGCTGGGCGGGAAGCTTGCGCAGTTGGGCTCGCGGCTGGTTCAGAGCACCGCGCGCAAGTATGCGGATCAGTTCTTCAGCGCGCTGAACGCGCGCCTGTCCAGTGGCGAGGCTGAGGCGGGGGCCGACGATGAGGCCGGTGCGGCCACGCAGGGCGAGGGCGGCGGGAACACCTGGCTGATCTACGGCGGTGTCGGCCTGGCGGTGCTGATCCTGCTACTACTGTTCCTGCGCTGA
- a CDS encoding TRAP transporter large permease encodes MTDLGLGLTLIALLFVLVIMGLHIAVALMSVAFVGVWLVRDNIDLAFNLMYIAAYNGISNYIFATIPLFVLMGLLVSISNVGRDTFDVAASLLRRISGGLGIATVSANTVFAAVTGVSIASAAVFTKVAVPEMARLGYNKAFAAGTVAGSSVLGMMIPPSLLLIVYGILAEVSIGHMFLAGVLPGLLLAVNFVIMILLLARFAPNLVYNMAEKLKAAHGREAERVMGLGEICVKLVPILLLVALVLGGLYSGFFTPTEAGGVGAFGALVLALARRSLNASRAWQVLWETGSVAVGILILLIAASFYSRMLAMVGMPAEIAMFVQDAGFGPYGFLLIYVIIVLLLGMILDSTSILLIMTPIAVPIAQDFGFHLVHFGIITVIAVEIGLLTPPFGISIYTVKSTLNDPNVSVESIFVGVLPFVAIMLVTLIMVATFPLLTLALI; translated from the coding sequence ATGACGGACCTTGGCCTCGGGCTGACACTGATCGCCCTGTTGTTCGTGCTGGTCATCATGGGGCTGCATATCGCCGTCGCCCTGATGAGCGTGGCCTTTGTTGGCGTGTGGCTGGTGCGGGACAACATCGATCTCGCCTTCAACCTCATGTACATCGCCGCGTACAACGGCATCTCCAATTACATATTCGCCACCATTCCCCTGTTCGTATTGATGGGATTGCTGGTGAGTATATCCAACGTGGGGCGGGACACCTTCGATGTGGCCGCCTCGCTCCTGCGCCGCATCAGCGGCGGGCTCGGCATCGCCACGGTGTCCGCCAACACGGTCTTCGCAGCGGTCACCGGTGTCTCCATCGCCTCCGCCGCGGTGTTCACCAAGGTGGCGGTGCCGGAAATGGCGCGGCTGGGCTACAACAAGGCGTTCGCCGCCGGGACGGTGGCGGGCAGCTCGGTGCTGGGCATGATGATCCCGCCCAGCCTGCTGCTGATCGTCTACGGCATTCTCGCCGAAGTCTCCATTGGCCACATGTTCCTGGCCGGGGTGCTGCCGGGGCTGCTGCTGGCGGTGAACTTCGTGATCATGATCCTGCTGCTGGCCCGGTTCGCGCCGAACCTGGTCTACAACATGGCCGAGAAGCTGAAAGCGGCGCACGGGCGGGAAGCGGAGCGCGTGATGGGCCTGGGCGAGATCTGCGTCAAGCTGGTGCCGATCCTGCTGCTGGTGGCGCTGGTGCTGGGCGGGCTCTACTCCGGTTTCTTCACGCCCACGGAGGCGGGGGGTGTCGGCGCGTTCGGGGCGCTGGTCCTGGCGCTGGCCCGGCGCAGCCTGAATGCGTCCCGCGCCTGGCAGGTGCTGTGGGAGACCGGCAGCGTGGCCGTGGGCATTCTCATCCTGCTCATCGCCGCGAGCTTCTACAGCCGCATGCTCGCCATGGTGGGCATGCCGGCCGAGATCGCCATGTTCGTGCAGGACGCGGGCTTCGGCCCCTACGGCTTCCTGCTGATCTACGTGATCATCGTGCTGCTGCTCGGGATGATTCTCGACTCCACGTCGATCCTGTTGATCATGACGCCCATTGCCGTCCCCATTGCCCAGGACTTCGGCTTCCATCTGGTGCACTTCGGCATCATCACCGTCATTGCCGTGGAGATCGGGCTGCTCACGCCACCGTTCGGAATTTCCATCTACACGGTGAAATCGACGTTGAACGATCCGAACGTGTCCGTGGAGTCCATCTTCGTCGGCGTGCTGCCCTTTGTCGCGATCATGCTGGTCACCCTGATCATGGTCGCCACGTTCCCGTTGCTGACGCTGGCATTGATCTGA
- a CDS encoding TRAP transporter small permease subunit, whose translation MGSTDEELRETIKGGEGIEAGLFRYIPMVFGALGTVWIVFLMFLIVADVVGRNFLNMPITGVAEFAGRSVVAIVYLQLAWAVVSGRLTRAGFVLNLLAERLPRVRCALEILYLLIGATLFALLITASWGQFVDAWVSGQYFGVRGQFTMQTWPFRGLVVLGSALALLACLALVPVNVRRLIEGRADVI comes from the coding sequence GTGGGCAGCACTGATGAAGAACTCCGCGAGACCATCAAGGGCGGAGAAGGCATCGAGGCCGGTCTGTTCCGTTACATCCCCATGGTGTTCGGGGCGCTGGGGACGGTCTGGATCGTGTTTCTCATGTTTCTGATTGTCGCCGATGTGGTCGGCCGCAACTTTCTCAACATGCCGATCACCGGGGTGGCCGAGTTTGCCGGCCGTTCGGTGGTGGCCATTGTCTATCTGCAGCTTGCGTGGGCGGTGGTGTCGGGACGCCTGACCCGGGCCGGATTCGTGCTCAACCTGCTGGCCGAGCGTCTGCCCCGGGTGCGCTGCGCGCTGGAGATCCTCTATCTGCTGATCGGCGCCACCCTGTTCGCCCTGCTGATTACCGCCTCGTGGGGTCAGTTCGTGGATGCCTGGGTGAGCGGGCAGTACTTCGGCGTGCGGGGGCAGTTCACCATGCAGACCTGGCCGTTCCGGGGGCTGGTGGTGCTTGGCTCCGCGCTGGCGCTGCTCGCCTGTCTGGCACTGGTTCCGGTGAACGTCCGCCGGCTCATTGAAGGGAGGGCGGACGTCATATGA
- a CDS encoding C4-dicarboxylate TRAP transporter substrate-binding protein, translating into MKRIIHSRKTAGLSALALSALMAGSTAAATETIRVEIGSSHPTQNIWVWAMQNVFQPEVDRILEDNGGNYRINWRESYGGTLFDFGDTRTSLRDGIVDVGMVGTVWEGSDMPLQNVTYYTPFATEDHELLVQIFDELNTEVGALVDSWASQNMVHLSSLITDSYDIYATSQVESLDDLRNMRINAPGSSANWLSGTGATPVDGALTTYYTNIQTGVTEGALSFATGIEPTQVYEVAPELTRVGIGAMYFGSVAVNKDFYEGLPEEVREAFLEAGKETSLRHGEYVTEQMDDALEKMQNQGLNVSELPESEKERWVESLPESIVEDWLDMGGDDAEDLLKAYFDLLREHGEEPLRDWDAIVR; encoded by the coding sequence ATGAAACGAATCATCCACTCGCGAAAGACCGCCGGGCTCAGCGCGCTTGCGCTGAGCGCCCTGATGGCGGGAAGCACCGCCGCGGCCACGGAGACCATCCGGGTCGAGATCGGCTCCAGCCACCCCACCCAGAACATCTGGGTCTGGGCCATGCAGAACGTCTTCCAGCCGGAAGTGGATCGCATCCTCGAGGACAACGGCGGCAACTACCGGATCAACTGGCGCGAGTCCTACGGTGGCACGCTGTTCGACTTCGGTGATACGCGCACTTCGTTGCGTGACGGGATCGTTGACGTGGGCATGGTCGGCACGGTCTGGGAGGGCTCCGACATGCCCCTGCAGAACGTCACCTACTACACGCCGTTCGCTACCGAGGATCACGAACTGCTGGTCCAGATCTTTGACGAGCTGAATACCGAAGTGGGTGCGCTTGTGGACAGCTGGGCATCCCAGAACATGGTGCACCTGTCCTCGCTGATCACCGACAGCTACGACATCTACGCCACCAGCCAGGTGGAGAGCCTGGACGACCTGCGCAACATGCGCATCAACGCGCCGGGCTCCTCGGCCAACTGGCTCTCCGGTACCGGCGCCACGCCGGTGGACGGCGCGCTGACCACCTACTACACCAACATCCAGACCGGTGTCACCGAGGGGGCGCTCTCGTTTGCCACCGGCATCGAGCCCACCCAGGTCTACGAAGTGGCCCCGGAGCTCACCCGCGTGGGCATCGGCGCCATGTACTTCGGCAGCGTGGCGGTGAACAAGGACTTCTACGAAGGCCTGCCGGAAGAGGTTCGGGAGGCCTTTCTCGAGGCCGGCAAGGAGACTTCCCTGCGCCACGGCGAGTACGTGACCGAGCAGATGGACGACGCGCTCGAGAAGATGCAGAACCAGGGCCTGAACGTCAGTGAGCTGCCTGAATCCGAGAAGGAGCGCTGGGTGGAGAGCCTGCCCGAGAGCATTGTCGAGGACTGGCTCGACATGGGCGGCGACGATGCCGAAGACCTGCTCAAGGCGTACTTCGACCTGCTGCGCGAGCATGGCGAAGAGCCGCTGCGCGACTGGGACGCCATCGTCCGCTGA
- a CDS encoding xanthine dehydrogenase family protein molybdopterin-binding subunit produces the protein MTIDLNQVDRPNSYIGKTVPRPNARKLVEGRGQYVDDVHLPRTVHVAYLRSPYAHARINGINADAAKAIPGVLRVFTGHDLKDVCTPWVATLDHLKGMKSAPQHALAVERAMWVGEPVAAVVAESRAVAEDGAAALEVDFEPLPVVADMETALDPDTPVLHEELGDNLTFTRTHESGDVADAFASAAHVVEETFHTGRHTGVCLEPRSILADFNRSENQLTLYAATQAPHMIQSSFAKHLDLPEGKVRVICGDVGGSYGIKVHIYPDEMATAAISRVMGRPVKFIADRLESFTSDIHARDHRVKARMAVDDSGRITALEIDDLTGIGPYSVYPRTSAIEGNQVVNLCGGPYDLAGYKATTTVVMQNKAPMCQYRAVGHPIACAVTEGMVDLAAEALGMDPVALRRRNLVPDDAYPYTAASGMRFEGLSHHASLDKLLDLMDYDGLRREQEALRGKGVYRGIGIASFIELTNPSPFMYGIGGARISAQDGATVRMDPDGSLVVLSGVTEQGQGTEGMLAQVVAESVGVPMETVKVITGDTQTTPYGGGTWASRGAGIGGAAAFRAGRALRDNILQVAAAMLQSTPEALDIIDGAVKDRATGEERMPLAELGRIVYFRGDTLPKDLDREMVATRHYITSDYPFAFTNGIQASLVEVDVETGFVKPLKHWCIEDCGRVINPQLVDEQIRGGIVQGLGGALYEECVYSAEGQLENANMADYLVPMASEMPDMVIGHVETPTQESELGAKGAGEAGTAGAPAAVMNAINDAIRPFGGRVTRMPFTPERVLAALGKVPDPDGR, from the coding sequence ATGACTATTGATCTCAACCAGGTCGATCGACCCAACAGTTATATCGGCAAGACGGTGCCGCGCCCCAATGCCCGCAAGCTGGTGGAGGGGCGGGGGCAGTACGTGGACGACGTCCACCTGCCGCGCACCGTGCACGTGGCCTACCTGCGCAGCCCGTACGCCCACGCCCGCATCAACGGCATCAATGCCGACGCCGCGAAAGCGATCCCGGGTGTGCTGCGCGTGTTCACGGGGCACGATCTGAAAGATGTCTGCACGCCCTGGGTGGCTACGCTGGATCATCTCAAGGGCATGAAGTCCGCGCCGCAGCACGCACTGGCCGTGGAGCGGGCCATGTGGGTGGGTGAGCCGGTGGCGGCGGTGGTGGCCGAGAGCCGCGCCGTGGCCGAGGACGGCGCCGCCGCGCTGGAGGTGGACTTCGAGCCGTTGCCGGTGGTGGCGGACATGGAGACCGCCCTGGATCCGGACACGCCGGTACTGCACGAGGAACTGGGCGACAATCTCACGTTCACCCGCACCCATGAGTCCGGCGACGTGGCCGACGCCTTCGCGTCCGCGGCGCACGTGGTGGAAGAGACCTTCCATACCGGCCGGCACACCGGCGTGTGCCTGGAGCCGCGCTCCATCCTGGCGGATTTCAACCGCTCCGAGAACCAGCTCACCCTCTATGCGGCCACCCAGGCGCCGCACATGATCCAGTCGTCGTTCGCCAAGCACCTGGATCTGCCCGAGGGCAAGGTGCGGGTGATCTGCGGCGACGTGGGCGGCTCCTACGGCATCAAGGTGCACATCTACCCCGATGAAATGGCCACCGCCGCCATCTCCCGCGTCATGGGCCGGCCGGTGAAGTTCATCGCCGACCGGCTGGAGTCGTTCACCTCCGATATCCATGCCCGGGATCACCGGGTGAAGGCGCGCATGGCCGTGGATGACAGCGGCAGGATCACTGCCCTGGAGATCGACGACCTCACCGGTATCGGTCCCTATTCCGTCTACCCGCGCACCAGCGCCATCGAGGGCAACCAGGTAGTGAACCTCTGTGGCGGGCCCTACGACCTGGCCGGCTACAAGGCCACCACCACGGTGGTCATGCAGAACAAGGCGCCCATGTGCCAGTACCGTGCCGTGGGCCACCCCATTGCCTGCGCGGTTACCGAGGGCATGGTGGACCTGGCGGCGGAGGCGCTGGGCATGGATCCGGTGGCGTTGCGCCGACGCAACCTGGTGCCCGACGACGCCTACCCCTACACCGCTGCCAGCGGCATGAGGTTCGAGGGGCTGTCTCACCACGCCAGCCTCGACAAGCTGCTGGACCTCATGGACTACGACGGTCTGCGCCGGGAGCAGGAGGCGCTGCGCGGTAAGGGTGTCTACCGCGGCATCGGCATTGCCAGCTTCATCGAGCTGACCAACCCCAGTCCCTTCATGTACGGCATCGGTGGTGCGCGCATCTCGGCACAGGACGGTGCCACGGTGCGCATGGACCCCGATGGTTCCCTGGTGGTGCTCTCCGGCGTCACCGAGCAGGGCCAGGGCACGGAAGGGATGCTCGCGCAGGTGGTGGCCGAGAGTGTCGGCGTGCCCATGGAGACGGTGAAAGTGATCACCGGCGACACCCAGACCACGCCCTACGGCGGCGGCACCTGGGCGTCCCGGGGCGCGGGCATCGGCGGGGCGGCCGCATTCCGTGCCGGCCGCGCACTGCGCGACAACATCCTGCAGGTGGCGGCGGCCATGTTGCAGTCGACGCCGGAAGCCCTGGACATTATCGACGGCGCGGTCAAAGATCGAGCCACCGGCGAAGAGCGCATGCCGCTCGCCGAGCTCGGCCGCATCGTCTACTTCCGCGGCGACACCCTGCCCAAGGATCTGGACCGGGAGATGGTGGCCACCCGCCACTACATCACCAGCGATTACCCGTTCGCCTTCACCAACGGCATCCAGGCGAGCCTGGTGGAAGTGGATGTGGAGACGGGCTTCGTCAAGCCGCTCAAGCACTGGTGCATCGAGGACTGCGGTCGGGTGATCAACCCCCAGCTGGTGGACGAACAGATCCGCGGCGGCATCGTGCAGGGGCTTGGCGGTGCGCTGTACGAGGAGTGCGTGTACTCCGCGGAGGGTCAGCTCGAGAACGCCAACATGGCCGATTACCTGGTGCCCATGGCATCGGAAATGCCCGACATGGTGATCGGCCACGTGGAGACGCCCACCCAGGAATCGGAGCTGGGCGCAAAGGGGGCAGGGGAAGCCGGTACCGCGGGGGCACCGGCGGCCGTCATGAACGCCATCAACGACGCCATCCGGCCCTTCGGCGGCCGGGTCACCCGCATGCCGTTCACGCCGGAGCGGGTGCTCGCCGCCCTGGGCAAGGTCCCCGATCCGGACGGGCGCTGA
- a CDS encoding (2Fe-2S)-binding protein, with protein MSDNSFAHEVDVTVTVNGERVARRVDARRHLVDFLRLDVGLTGTHTGCEHGVCGACTVQVNGDVVRGCLMLAAQADGAEVWTIEGLSDNGSLEALQKAFVERNALQCGFCTPGMLITAADLLARDGQPSREEIREHISGNYCRCTGYEAIVDAVEMAAGTRAGATQAGGGSE; from the coding sequence ATGAGCGACAACAGTTTTGCGCATGAAGTGGATGTGACGGTCACCGTCAACGGCGAGCGCGTCGCGCGCCGCGTGGACGCACGCCGCCACCTGGTGGATTTCCTGCGCCTGGATGTGGGCCTCACGGGCACGCACACCGGCTGCGAGCACGGTGTATGCGGCGCCTGCACGGTGCAGGTGAATGGCGACGTGGTGCGCGGCTGCCTGATGCTGGCGGCCCAGGCGGATGGTGCGGAGGTGTGGACCATCGAGGGGCTCTCCGACAATGGCTCCCTGGAGGCGCTGCAGAAGGCGTTCGTGGAGCGAAACGCCCTCCAGTGCGGCTTCTGCACGCCGGGCATGCTGATCACCGCGGCGGACCTGCTCGCCCGCGACGGCCAGCCCTCGCGCGAGGAGATCCGCGAGCACATCTCCGGCAACTACTGCCGGTGCACCGGCTACGAAGCGATCGTCGACGCAGTGGAAATGGCCGCAGGCACCCGTGCAGGCGCCACCCAGGCGGGAGGAGGCTCGGAATGA
- a CDS encoding FAD binding domain-containing protein: MKPAQFAYARAKDLPHALALWAEAGEEAQILAGGQSLIAGLGLRLADTPALIDINHVPDLAGVTESGDRIRIGAMTRHAELARDPLVAAHAPAIAEAAPLIAHPAIQTRGTIGGSLAYADPAAEFPACVVALDAELVVQGQGGERRIPAADFFLGLYETALEPFELLTAIEIPKAGTRRQTVQELVRRHGDYAIVGIVLAADVQGDALRAARVVYFGVGDAPVPAEGAARALEQGDVSAALKALDDDLDPPGDLTGGPETKRHLARVILQRAINALRAQ, encoded by the coding sequence ATGAAACCTGCCCAGTTCGCCTATGCGCGGGCGAAGGATTTGCCGCATGCGCTCGCTTTGTGGGCCGAGGCGGGCGAGGAGGCCCAGATCCTCGCCGGAGGCCAGAGCCTGATCGCGGGCCTGGGGCTCCGCCTCGCGGATACGCCTGCGTTGATCGACATCAACCATGTGCCCGATCTTGCCGGGGTGACCGAGAGCGGTGACCGCATCCGCATCGGCGCCATGACCCGCCACGCCGAGCTGGCGCGCGACCCGCTGGTGGCCGCGCACGCCCCGGCCATTGCCGAGGCGGCACCGCTGATTGCCCACCCGGCCATCCAGACGCGCGGCACCATTGGTGGCTCGCTGGCCTACGCCGACCCCGCCGCCGAGTTTCCCGCCTGCGTGGTGGCACTGGATGCCGAGCTGGTGGTGCAGGGGCAGGGGGGCGAGCGTCGCATCCCCGCCGCCGACTTCTTCCTTGGCCTGTACGAGACGGCGCTGGAGCCCTTCGAGCTGCTCACCGCCATCGAGATTCCCAAGGCCGGCACACGGCGCCAGACCGTGCAGGAGCTGGTGCGCCGGCACGGGGATTACGCCATCGTCGGCATCGTTCTCGCCGCGGACGTGCAGGGCGACGCCCTGCGCGCAGCCAGGGTGGTCTACTTCGGGGTCGGCGACGCACCGGTGCCGGCTGAGGGCGCCGCGCGGGCGCTGGAGCAGGGCGACGTGAGCGCGGCACTGAAAGCGCTGGACGATGACCTCGACCCGCCGGGCGATCTGACCGGCGGGCCGGAAACCAAGCGCCATCTGGCACGGGTCATCCTGCAGCGGGCCATCAACGCGCTGCGGGCGCAGTAA
- a CDS encoding YciI family protein: protein MRYMLIRKADHHTEDGVMPSEALLKDMADYNERLLHAGVLEGGDGLRPSRDGYRIQFRDGEPTVTDGPFTESRELIAGYTILDVDSPREALDWAMRWPRSDGDGNVTLELRRFFAMEDFDPGPATDQHRALGDQLTRLPTAMNVHVVFPGNCREAMTFYADVTGGSVEAMLTFGETPAAADTPADWHDRIIHASVNLRGRRIMGADMAGDCYTKPQGARIHLEFADPARGEAVFNRLADGGSIVMPWEQTFWAHRFGMVDDRFGIGWMISCEIDHCTDNTGRDAP, encoded by the coding sequence ATGCGTTACATGCTCATCCGCAAGGCGGACCATCACACCGAAGACGGCGTGATGCCGTCGGAGGCGCTGCTCAAGGACATGGCGGACTACAACGAGCGCCTGCTGCACGCGGGCGTGCTGGAGGGTGGTGACGGGCTGCGACCCAGCCGTGACGGCTACCGAATCCAGTTCCGCGACGGCGAGCCCACCGTCACCGACGGCCCGTTCACGGAATCCCGTGAACTGATCGCCGGATACACCATTCTCGACGTGGATTCCCCCCGGGAGGCGCTGGACTGGGCGATGCGCTGGCCCCGCTCGGACGGCGACGGCAACGTCACCCTGGAACTGCGGCGGTTCTTCGCCATGGAGGATTTCGACCCCGGTCCTGCCACAGACCAGCACCGCGCCCTCGGTGACCAGCTCACACGGTTGCCCACGGCCATGAACGTGCACGTGGTCTTCCCCGGCAACTGCCGGGAAGCCATGACGTTCTACGCCGATGTCACCGGCGGCAGTGTCGAGGCCATGCTCACCTTCGGCGAGACGCCCGCCGCCGCGGACACCCCCGCCGACTGGCACGACCGCATCATCCACGCCTCGGTCAACCTGCGGGGCCGGCGCATCATGGGCGCCGACATGGCCGGCGACTGCTATACGAAACCCCAGGGCGCCCGGATTCACCTGGAGTTCGCCGACCCGGCACGCGGGGAGGCCGTGTTCAACCGGCTGGCAGACGGCGGCAGCATCGTCATGCCCTGGGAGCAGACCTTCTGGGCGCACCGTTTCGGCATGGTCGACGACCGCTTCGGGATCGGCTGGATGATCAGTTGCGAAATCGACCACTGCACCGACAACACCGGGAGGGACGCACCATGA
- a CDS encoding YciI family protein, with protein sequence MKYVALVYYQEGIINAMSEKEWHDLNQECIAGVERFSAQEKYLGGQPLQPTETATTVRVRDGEVIVSDGPFAETKEQLAGFYLLEAADLNEALQLASRIPPARFGSIEVRPTRELPPKDE encoded by the coding sequence ATGAAGTACGTGGCACTGGTGTACTACCAGGAAGGCATTATCAACGCCATGAGCGAAAAGGAGTGGCACGATCTGAACCAGGAGTGCATTGCCGGCGTCGAGCGGTTCAGTGCACAGGAGAAGTACCTGGGCGGTCAGCCCCTGCAGCCCACGGAGACGGCCACCACCGTGCGCGTACGCGACGGCGAGGTGATCGTCTCCGACGGGCCATTCGCCGAAACCAAGGAGCAGCTCGCCGGCTTCTACCTGCTGGAGGCCGCCGACCTGAACGAGGCCCTGCAACTGGCCAGCCGTATCCCTCCGGCGCGCTTCGGCAGTATCGAAGTGCGCCCGACCAGGGAACTACCCCCCAAGGACGAATGA
- a CDS encoding DUF1428 domain-containing protein has product MTYVDGFVAAVPTANREQYIKHASDAGSVIKEYGALKVVECWGDDVPDGEVTSFPMAVKCKPDETVIFSWILWPSRAVRDEAMPRLMKDARLQPEVNPMPFDGKRLIYGGFEIVVET; this is encoded by the coding sequence ATGACCTACGTTGACGGATTCGTGGCCGCGGTACCCACCGCCAACCGCGAGCAGTACATCAAACACGCCAGCGACGCCGGCTCCGTTATCAAGGAATACGGCGCTCTGAAGGTGGTGGAGTGCTGGGGCGACGACGTGCCGGACGGCGAAGTCACCTCCTTTCCCATGGCGGTGAAGTGCAAGCCGGACGAGACGGTGATCTTCTCGTGGATCCTGTGGCCCTCCCGCGCCGTGCGCGACGAGGCCATGCCACGGCTGATGAAGGACGCCCGCCTGCAGCCCGAAGTGAACCCCATGCCGTTCGACGGCAAACGGCTGATCTACGGCGGATTCGAGATCGTGGTGGAAACCTGA
- a CDS encoding LytR/AlgR family response regulator transcription factor, translating to MSVTAVIADDEAELAAHLQRQLAAAWPELDVAGIARNGPEALELLERERPDVAFLDIRMPGLSGLEVAKRLTAQCRVVFVTAFDHYAVEAFEQEAVDYLLKPVTPERLARTVERLRRPSAPTHDPAALSALLERLQGPKEPEYLQWIRAGLGERVQLVAVNEVFYFHASAKYTSVVTAGDEVMIRTPIKALADQLDPQRFWQIHRGTIVNASVVEAVHREFGGRLSLTLRGRPESLTVSRPFVHLFRQM from the coding sequence ATGAGCGTAACCGCGGTTATTGCCGACGACGAGGCCGAGCTGGCGGCCCATCTGCAGCGCCAGCTGGCCGCCGCGTGGCCGGAGCTGGACGTGGCGGGGATTGCCCGCAACGGGCCCGAGGCCCTGGAGCTGCTGGAGCGGGAGCGGCCCGATGTGGCATTTCTCGATATCCGCATGCCGGGGCTGTCGGGGCTGGAGGTGGCAAAGCGGCTGACCGCGCAGTGTCGCGTGGTGTTCGTGACCGCCTTCGATCACTATGCGGTGGAAGCCTTCGAGCAGGAGGCGGTGGATTATCTGCTGAAACCGGTGACGCCGGAGCGGCTGGCACGCACGGTGGAGCGGCTGCGGCGGCCGTCGGCGCCGACCCACGACCCCGCCGCGTTGTCGGCGCTGCTGGAGCGGCTGCAGGGGCCGAAGGAGCCCGAGTACCTGCAGTGGATCCGCGCCGGGCTGGGCGAGCGCGTGCAGCTCGTCGCCGTTAACGAGGTGTTCTATTTTCACGCCAGCGCCAAGTACACCAGCGTGGTCACGGCCGGCGATGAGGTCATGATCCGCACGCCCATCAAGGCCCTGGCGGATCAGCTGGATCCGCAGCGGTTCTGGCAGATCCACCGGGGCACCATCGTCAACGCCAGTGTGGTCGAGGCCGTACACCGGGAGTTCGGCGGCCGGCTGAGCCTGACGCTCAGAGGCCGTCCGGAGTCCCTCACCGTGAGCCGCCCGTTCGTGCACCTGTTCCGGCAGATGTAG